Part of the Cuniculiplasma divulgatum genome, ACATGCTTCCCTTAACTGTAAGTATGGGTATATTTGGAATTATTGCTGGTCGACTGGCAGATCGCTCTGGTGCTAAGTGGCTTGTCATTTTTGGATTGCTACTGAGCGGGGTATCTCTTTTCATTTTATCATTTCTTTCCTATAACTTTCTGTATTACAAAATGATGATTCTTCTCATTTTATTTGGTTTAGGCTATGCTTTCTTCAATTCTCCAAATATTGCGTCAGTTATGTCCACAGTACCACCTCAGGAACGTGGTTCCGCCTCTGGTACCTTAAATAATATGAGAAATACAGGATATGTTGCAAGTATGGGCATATTTTTCAGTATTCTTATTGCGGGCATTTCAACCACCCTTCCCTCTGCAATTACTTCCGCGATAAATAGTGCGGGAGCATCATCACTTGATAAAACGGTTAGCAACATGCCACCTACAGTCGCCATATTCGGTTCATTTCTTGGAATTAATCCAATTCCGTCTTTCATTCCGAATGGCATAAATCTTCCCGCATCTACTATTTCCATAATTGAAGGAAACACATGGTTTTCAGAGGTTTTTTCAGGACCATTTATGTCTTCGCTGGATGTAGTATTATTCTTTGCATCCGGAATTACTATTATTGCTGCACTGATCTCTATCTTGAGAAAAGACAGAAGGTATGAAGATTCTCTAGAAACTATTGCAAGGACCAAAAAAGAAAGCGAGAACAACAGTAATAAACTGGATAACCATGGTAAACTATGAGATCATTCATTGGTTCACCCATAGAAAATAGTGAGGACTTTAGCAAACTTTTGGAATCTCTAAGTTTCCATAGAGAAATTAATCCCGTACCAGTGAATAATCTTCACCTTACCTACCTTTTTCTCTCAGATATTAACGATTCTAAGAAAAATATTGCCATAAAAAGACTTCAGCAATTAAAATTCAGGGCTCTGACATGCAAGGTAAACTCCCTCAAAACGCTCCCTGAAAGATCTACACCAAGGGTAATAGTTGTGGTTTTAGATTGTCCTGAATTAAGTGATATAAGCAATGCATTAAAAGAAACCTTCTCAGTAAATATTAACCGTACACAAAGTTTCTTACCTCACATTACCGTAGGAAGGTACAGAAAGCACAGTAATCCAATTTCACTGGAATCGGTAAAACTTGATATTTCTGCAGTAAAGCTCAGGCAGATCTGCCTTTATAAAAGTACGCTTACGGAAAGTGGTTCTATTTATGAGAAACTATACTGCAAAGAACCTGTCTAGTTAGTATTATCGCTAATACTTTCAATCTAATTAATTCATTTTTCATTTTAGTCTTTCTACGTCAATACCCTCTTCTTTGAGCATCTTTCTCTTTTGTTCCCTTCCACCTTCTCCTGAATAGTTCCCAATTTTTCCATCCTTTCTAACGACTCTGTGACATGGAATAAGCGGTGCAAAAGGATTCTTTCTTACTGCACTTCCCACTGCCCTGCTTGCATTCCTGTGTCCGATTGTCTCTGCGATTTGTGAATATGTTCTCGTTTCTCCCATGGGAATTCGGTAAACTTCCAAAAGTACATTAATCTCAAAATTACTGAATCCTAAAGCCTTCAGCTTACTTTCCATTTCTGCTTCGTTAAGAACGTTCATAAGTGAAAGTAGGTCAGGTATTAAAAATTTATCCGGTGACTTTATTGAGGAGGTTTATACTTTGTATAAATCAAATGACCTGCAATAGTTTTTTATAGTAACTGTGATATGCAAAATAGTTGAAAAAAAGTGATGCTGCATGGATTATTTCCTTTATTTACATAGCTTATCTATTTATAGGACAAATACCGTTCCTAAAAAATAACTCAATTTTCTCTTCCTTAACCGTTTCAATTTTATTAATTATTGTTTATTTCATTTCATCGTTTTCCATTATGGGGGAAAAAAATTCTGCGTATTTCTTTATAATAGCTGCTGTAGTAGGCTCCTTGCTTGAGCTGCTCAGTCTGAATACTGGTATACCATTCGGTAAATATGTTTATACTGGAGAGTTAGGTCCAAAAATCGGCCAATTGCCAATCTTCATTCCTTTACTCTGGGCATCATTAAGTTTTTATTCATACCGTGCTGGAGGAAAATTCCTTATGCCCATATTTATGGTTGTTTTAGATCTTTCATTTGATCCGAGATATTCCGGTCATCTCTGGATCTGGATTTCAAAAACACAATATTTCGGAGACCCATGGACTAATTTTCTTGGCTGGTTCATAACTTCTGTTATTATTATTGCCCTTTATTCACTCATCTCCGGGGGCAAGGATATTCCAGACGTAAGAGCAGTAATATTTTTTATCCTATTTGGAATCGATAACTGCATTTCTGATATATACGATAAATTGTTCATTCCAGCTTATGTATCTCTATTAATATTTCTGATTCTGGGAGTTTCTCTGCTGTTCATAAGCTTCAGAAATATGCGCTCGGTGAAACTGAAGACTAAAACAATTTCATCATAAAATGGTTAAAAATTTGTTCACTCCAGTAGAGCCTTTACCTTTTATAAAAGGGGAGGTTAGTTTAAAGTAATACCTTCCGAAAGGATTTCCTGGTAGGTGTTAATAAATTCAGCTGCGATCTTTTCCGAAACCAATCCCATATTGCCCACTCTTAAAATTTTTCCATTAAGTTCACCCATTCCATTTGCTACCTCAATATTTCGTTTTAACAGTTCAGCTCTTAATTTTGTTGCTGGAATAGAGGGCTCAAAGGCTATTACAGTGTCTGAATAATTTAACTCGTTTCCGTATATTTTTGAACCTGATTCCTTGAGTTTTCCTCTTAAAAAAGATGCAATTTTAGCATGCCTTTGATTTCTTGCATCTATGGTCTCACTTTCCAGTTCATTCAATGCATTATGTAATGCATTAAATGCACCGGTAGAAGGTGTAAATGCGGTTTCACCCTTATTAAGAAAATCAATTCCTATTTTAGCATCCAAATATTTTGGAATGTCATTTGATTGAATTAAAGATTCATTTGCCTCTTTGCCTATAAAAACAATTCCAATACCTGGAACAGAGGCAATTCCTTTCTGACTACAGGAAGCCATTACATCTATACCCCATTCATTGATCTTCACCGGTAAACCTGCAAAACTTGAAACCCCATCGACTAAAACTTGCAATCCATTTTCCTTACTTTCTCTGACAACATTCTTAAGGTTCTTTATAGCAGTCCCATTTCCTGTTTCGTTATGAATTATGAAAATTGAACCTATTTCTCGATGAGATGAAACATAATCTGTTATTTCTCCGACCTCTAAATGCTCACTAATAGATTTATTAATTCTATGAACCTTAAGTCCCCTCCTCTGGGAACTTTCAATCAGTCTATTTCCGAATTCTCCAAAGGTAACTGCCAGTACATTATCCTTTGGCTTTGTAAATGAATAAATCATTGATTCAACTGCAAGTGTTCCTGACCCAGTGATCATTAGTGAATGTGTAGAATCTGAAAATTTATTAAGCAATTTTTCTGAATTTCTCACAATGTTCTTAAAGGACTCAGATCTGTGGTTGGTTACAAGCCTGGATGCTTCCATTGTCTTTTCTGACACCTCTACAGGTCCTGGTATTAACATCATATTCCCATCTCACTAATTTTGGCAAAAAGGTTATTCAATGTATATTCGGCCACACGTTTCTGTGCCTCAACTGTTTGTGCTCCTATGTGTGGTGTCACAATTACATTTGGTTTTGATATTAGAGTCTTTTCCCATTCTTCTGTAGGAGGTTCGTTCCAAAGCACATCTGTAGCATATCCCTTAATTCGACCACTCTCAAGATAATTTAGCAATACTCTTCCATCAATCACTTCAGATCTGCTTGTATTAATCAGGAAAGATCCACTCTTTACCATTTTCATCTGTTCTTCGCCTATTATATTGGACGAGGAGTCGCTGAGAGTGACGAGGATGAAAATAAAATCTGAGTTTGAAAGAAGTTCGTTCATTGAAACAAAGTGACCTCCCACTTCCTTAATGGCTTCTTGGTTTTCAAAAATATCGTAGGCTAAAATTTCCATACCAATAGATTTTAGTATTTTTGCAGTGCTCAGTCCTATCCTTCCAAAGCCTATTATGCCTGAAGTCTTTCCACTGAGTTCAAAGCCTGTATCCTTTATCCAAATTCCATTTTTAGAATTTATATCCAGAGGGATAAGATTTCTCGCAAGACTCACAGCCAAGGCAACATTTAATTCAGCCACAGAATGAGTAGAGGAACCTGCTGCAGTTATTACCTGAATGTTTCTGGATTTAGCATACTTCGTATCTATGTTATCAACACCGATTCCAGCTCTGGCTATAATTTTAAGGTTTACAGCTTTCTCAAGAATATCCTGAGTTAATTTTGTTCTACTCCTTAAAATGACAATATCATATTTCTCAATTGAGTCCTTTAATTTCATTGAGGTAATTTCAGGTTCGTAATTAACATCAAATTCTCTTTTATTAAGTTCATCGAGCATCAAACTGTCCACCTTATCGCATATAAGAACTTTTTTTTTCTTGGTTATTCCTTTCATTGCTGAGGAATTGATGCTATGGTATATATGCTCTATGTGACCAAAAGAGTTCATTATGACGAAAAATACCCTCTTTTTAAAATTTACCTGTTAATGTTCATTACAATGCCAGAACAGACCTTAGGAAAGAAATAGGTTGATTTTTGAGGTAGAAAGCCATTTTTCACTATGAGATTAAATAATTTTTCCTTATTCCAGGGAGGCATGACAAAAACGATTGAGCTCTCACCAGAATCTATCATCCTTTTACACTCTTTTATGTCGTGGGTATAATATATCATGGCATCTAATTCTTCATCTGATAAACCGAGTATTTCTTTTAGGACTACGTTTTGAATAAGATGTATAGCAGAAATTGCAGATATACCTCTCTTCTTTAT contains:
- the thpR gene encoding RNA 2',3'-cyclic phosphodiesterase, which encodes MRSFIGSPIENSEDFSKLLESLSFHREINPVPVNNLHLTYLFLSDINDSKKNIAIKRLQQLKFRALTCKVNSLKTLPERSTPRVIVVVLDCPELSDISNALKETFSVNINRTQSFLPHITVGRYRKHSNPISLESVKLDISAVKLRQICLYKSTLTESGSIYEKLYCKEPV
- a CDS encoding methylated-DNA--[protein]-cysteine S-methyltransferase; amino-acid sequence: MNVLNEAEMESKLKALGFSNFEINVLLEVYRIPMGETRTYSQIAETIGHRNASRAVGSAVRKNPFAPLIPCHRVVRKDGKIGNYSGEGGREQKRKMLKEEGIDVERLK
- a CDS encoding carotenoid biosynthesis protein, giving the protein MKKSDAAWIISFIYIAYLFIGQIPFLKNNSIFSSLTVSILLIIVYFISSFSIMGEKNSAYFFIIAAVVGSLLELLSLNTGIPFGKYVYTGELGPKIGQLPIFIPLLWASLSFYSYRAGGKFLMPIFMVVLDLSFDPRYSGHLWIWISKTQYFGDPWTNFLGWFITSVIIIALYSLISGGKDIPDVRAVIFFILFGIDNCISDIYDKLFIPAYVSLLIFLILGVSLLFISFRNMRSVKLKTKTISS
- a CDS encoding pyridoxal-phosphate-dependent aminotransferase family protein, with product MMLIPGPVEVSEKTMEASRLVTNHRSESFKNIVRNSEKLLNKFSDSTHSLMITGSGTLAVESMIYSFTKPKDNVLAVTFGEFGNRLIESSQRRGLKVHRINKSISEHLEVGEITDYVSSHREIGSIFIIHNETGNGTAIKNLKNVVRESKENGLQVLVDGVSSFAGLPVKINEWGIDVMASCSQKGIASVPGIGIVFIGKEANESLIQSNDIPKYLDAKIGIDFLNKGETAFTPSTGAFNALHNALNELESETIDARNQRHAKIASFLRGKLKESGSKIYGNELNYSDTVIAFEPSIPATKLRAELLKRNIEVANGMGELNGKILRVGNMGLVSEKIAAEFINTYQEILSEGITLN
- a CDS encoding NAD(P)-dependent oxidoreductase is translated as MKGITKKKKVLICDKVDSLMLDELNKREFDVNYEPEITSMKLKDSIEKYDIVILRSRTKLTQDILEKAVNLKIIARAGIGVDNIDTKYAKSRNIQVITAAGSSTHSVAELNVALAVSLARNLIPLDINSKNGIWIKDTGFELSGKTSGIIGFGRIGLSTAKILKSIGMEILAYDIFENQEAIKEVGGHFVSMNELLSNSDFIFILVTLSDSSSNIIGEEQMKMVKSGSFLINTSRSEVIDGRVLLNYLESGRIKGYATDVLWNEPPTEEWEKTLISKPNVIVTPHIGAQTVEAQKRVAEYTLNNLFAKISEMGI